In a single window of the Veillonella sp. genome:
- a CDS encoding MetQ/NlpA family ABC transporter substrate-binding protein has protein sequence MKKWLALAATAVLGASLLISGCGSSTNNASSSGSKEVLKVAANPVPHAEILEQVKPILAKEGVDLQIVEFTDYIQPNMALSSHEVDANFFANVPYQNNYNKDHGTNFVSFAPVHIEPLAIYSQKIKDLKDLPNGAKVAIPSDPTNSARALLLLQSAGLVTLKDPTGLTNTPFDITSNPKNIQITELEAAQIPRSIQDLDAAVINANYALPAGLNPTKDGLFVEKADSPYANLLSVNPGDENKPAIQKLAKALQSPEVKKFIEEHYKGAIIPAF, from the coding sequence ATGAAAAAATGGTTAGCATTAGCAGCGACGGCCGTACTGGGTGCGTCCTTATTGATTAGTGGTTGTGGCTCTTCCACAAATAACGCGAGCTCTAGTGGCTCTAAAGAGGTATTAAAGGTAGCAGCAAATCCTGTACCTCATGCTGAAATTTTAGAACAAGTTAAACCTATTTTGGCTAAGGAAGGTGTAGACTTACAAATCGTTGAATTTACAGACTACATCCAACCAAATATGGCTCTATCTAGCCATGAAGTAGATGCAAACTTCTTTGCAAACGTACCTTACCAAAATAACTACAATAAAGATCATGGTACAAACTTCGTAAGCTTTGCACCAGTTCATATTGAACCATTGGCTATTTACTCTCAAAAAATTAAAGACTTGAAAGACTTGCCAAATGGTGCAAAAGTAGCAATTCCATCTGACCCAACAAATAGTGCTCGTGCACTTCTCTTGTTGCAAAGTGCAGGTCTAGTAACATTGAAAGATCCAACTGGTTTGACTAACACACCATTTGATATAACTAGCAACCCTAAAAATATTCAAATTACTGAGTTAGAAGCAGCTCAAATTCCTCGTTCTATCCAAGATTTAGATGCAGCAGTAATCAATGCTAACTATGCGTTGCCAGCTGGTCTTAATCCTACAAAAGATGGCTTATTCGTAGAAAAAGCTGACTCTCCATATGCAAATCTTCTTTCTGTTAACCCTGGTGATGAAAATAAACCAGCTATCCAAAAATTAGCTAAAGCATTACAATCTCCAGAAGTTAAGAAGTTCATCGAAGAACACTACAAGGGAGCTATCATCCCAGCGTTCTAA